From Anastrepha obliqua isolate idAnaObli1 chromosome 3, idAnaObli1_1.0, whole genome shotgun sequence:
TTAAACTAGAAGTAGCAACCAGTAGAAGATGGTCTCTGGCTACTTACTGCAGGGTCTCTAAAGTGCTCTGACCGTGCCAAATAACATGGTGATTATTTCTTCGAaggcctgggaaatttgcagAAAGTCTCACTGGAGGGTCTacttaccttcttaaaaagatctaagttaTTTATGTAACTTGGTTAGGATGGAAATCAAAGGCAGGTAACACACTaggccttagggccaccgagtttTGGAGTCTTGTCTTGAACAGGTACCCTGGTTAGCCTAAAGTAAAACTGAGAAACTGGCCCTAACTCGCTACAAAACTTTAACTtcagttttctagataaatTGTCTAAAGCATAGTTGCTCATGTTTTTATAAACGTTTAAAAACtaaacgtttttctaatagcggtcgtccctcggcaggcaatggcaaaccttcgagtgtatttctgcatataataaaagctgctcataaaaatatctgccgttcggagtcggcttgaaactgtaggtccctccatttgtggaacaacatcaagacgcacaccacaaataggaggaggagctcggccaaacacccaaaaagggtgtacgcgccaattatatatgtatatatatatatattaaaaaataccgtgtttataaacgaataaaagttgattttttttatttttaaattttatattatttcttcaaattattgCAAAAATCAGTATTTTATAATGCTTTAGCAAAACTCCTGTAAatagtgaaaaacaaaacattagTTATCCTAAGAGCTTTTAAAAATTCCTACACTGCGTACTGATGAGCAAAAAAACTCCCCCTGGCGCcattccatattttttattgaaaaagttgacggccaattatttattttcattttatatgaaCAGCTTCACACTGTTGCTtacaaaaatatactaataaatTACTACAGCACaggtttttattacaataacaatttgtttttttatcaaataattaggtggcgcaaaattaatcaattatggaaagatttataatatttgcaaatatcgtcctacggcaatcatatttgaaacttgtgagctagacagctgcagcatacaaacagacaagcaatggagcacgtaagatttccgtcattcaaaataactttttttttagtaaaaagttgaatggttaattttgcgccaccctttataaatatggaaattaaatttcgcgcatttttgtgaatttttatttactttattttttttttatttttttaaatttattttatttttctttttaatgttttttttaattaacttaattcttcaaacattttaaaaaaaatttagtttgtgttttttttttgtaggtatattttttttgtaatttttttatttccacactgtttgaaacttttattacaTGATTTTAATGCGAAACTGaactatattttctaaaaaacacgTGCATAtaacgtagtacacataacagaagtgaaactttcaaggcagacaaagaaagagggagagacccgaggtagaatgagagagagagagagagagagagagagagaaagagagaaagaatatatatctaaataaattcacaacatttgcagagaatacaaatagacaaaatttacaaaaaacggagaagggtcgaccggtgtaggtaaacgccggacgcaagccgtggcaacaacgcgcactactccgagcgtttatcacccgcacaaacgcagcgattccaagaCCGCAGCAACAGCACAAATtgccgcaaggcaataccaaaagatccgacgccggaatggatagcactttatatgtagtacgcacaagcactagccaagaAACGGATATAAGCGCCAAAACGTAGACAccaaaaaaaccccaaaaaattaggcccaaaaaacgccccaaacagtaggcaccaaggaaatataacaccaaaaagtagtcaccaaaaatatatttcctacaagtttacaccaacaaacaagtgccaaaaagtaggcagtgttatttctctctAGAAAACTCAgcaaaaatagcctaaagtgtatctaagatatacatatataaggtatatctctctctctccttttcctctaagTTATATCTTCTTTctttctcgcggaacgaaaatgctcaaaacgttgcaaggccttgaaattttactcaccATTCTTGCTcgtcgacgcctaagaagttttacttcaaaaatatttataactaaataaatatattaaaacaactCGTACACATTTCTCTAGATAAGGTTACCCAGCTGGAACAGCTTACTTTTCAAATAAAGCAGTAAACATTTGTAATGCGTCAATGCTTTTACGTAAATTACGCCTTAGCCTTCGAaattcatattttcttattgttCTTCCTCTCTACTCTTtcgaattcatattttttcattttttttcctttctacTCTTTCAAGTTCATATTGTCGTATTCTTCTTCCATTCTACTCGATTTCGATTTCTACTCGAAAATTTCTATTAActttatatacttttatacatttataaattttacacatttttaatttcttttttaaacaatGCAACAGgtaaactttaaatattttaaaaaagtttaaaattatcCCTTTCGACTATGGGATGCCCCTTGTATCTTTTGAGAAGTGCATATATGGGAACATATCTCGTGTAGAGTATACCATTTATTGTTGCCCAAATTTCCGATTGAACGTCTCCACAAacttaattttctcttttttgagttCAACTGGGGCATCATCACTTTCATCaagactaaaataaaatacctgTACTAATACAATTTAGGTTCACTTTGTTTGGAGATCCTTCGCCTTGAATTGTATTATTAGTTCAGCTTGTGCCAAAGTATGTAAGGGTTCCATGATATAACCTGAACTCTCTCTCATTGAGCCTTGTGAATAAAATTGGCAATTTAACTggggttatttattttttttttctctctcgtttacagtttttttttttgcaaagccaacaatgaagaaaaaatcGGTAAATTATTTTAGTTCCTTGCAGTGTATAGTGAAGATTCCAACAAAATCCCTGCGAACCATGCGTAAAAATATTCGAGATATCGACTCTATCACCATCTAACGAAtcttttttggcaaaaatatcTCATTTCGGAGTGCCTCTCTCAGCGTCACCTCACGGAACCATTCTCTGCAGAAATACCTATTATATGCAGACGACTTCAAAATATTTGCCTCTATAAGAAATCCAAAGTATTTGCTTATGCACCAGGCTGGCCTTAATGAACTCGTTTCTTGGAGTGCAAATTCATGTAtctctttaaattttaaacatattttcaaatCTCTTACTCTAAATCTCGTGGTATTCTACAATCGTCGAATTGTATCACTAATAATGCCCTCCAATCCATGGATGAGATCAATGACcttgaagtaattttttattctaattctTCATTTACAAGCCATATCAATGGTATTATCTAAAAGTCATACTCGATCTTGGGTTTTGTTAGACGTAGCAGTTCAAACTTCTCAGAGCCTTACAAACCTAAATTACTTTACAACGCTTTAGACTTTATCACCAATTTGCTATCACAAGAATAGAACGGGTAGAAAATATGTTTCTTAAATATGCCCTAAGATCTCTAAAATGTTCTGTCCCATATCCCTCTTATAGTTCCCGCTTGAGTGCAGGAGGTCGATTCTATCGTTTTCTTTATGTtaaatttaattcttattaTCTCATTAACTTTCTTTTTCCGACGAGAGCGTTACAAAGCTCTTACCCTTTTTATCTCAAGATTTCCAAAACGAATTTCGAGTTCAATGCGCCTCTTGCTCGGACACTGCGCGAATTTAATGGGATATCAAAATCTATAACGATCAACTCGTATAATCGAATTCTTTTTAATCaacttgtattttagttttagctcaTTTAAGACAATTAGGCATTGTCTTTGGTAAAAATATTTCCGGCTGGGCCAAGCAATCACAGTTCTTTACTGTCACATACCGTCGGCAGGAATTGTTGCGTGCAGCTCTGTCCgctataatatatacataagtatagatatgctttgtatgtatgtcatatgcacatagacatacatacctatggCTTTGCACAGGGTCCTTTAGGTCCAAGtccgaatttaaataaaacacattttttgaattgaaattcagTATCTGTTTATTGAGACGTCTTTGTTTGTAGTAGTCGCCCGGTCACCGATATCGACacttttcctgaaattttcaCTGACATGAGTCCATAATAAGATCTCTATTACGCCGATTAACACCGGATACTCGTACTACCATAACTCCTAGAGCTTCAATTGTTTCTAGTTCATTCACAAAAATAGGTCCAGAGCAAATAATCTAAATGTGTTAAGTCGGGGAAGTTGGCAAGGAAATTGCTGCAGAATATCGGGAAATTATTCTTCCCAGGAATTGCGtctgtaataaatttattatttctttaggtATGTGACATGcgaggcgaatctattaaaagtggtatgggtaaatcagctgatttttttttcctttcgctgtgtccatatggctgtcgtttctttctcgtgctaaccggcgccagttagacacaccaagtgaagccaagtccttctccacatgatctttccaatgcagagaagACCTtactctttctctgctaccatcaattggaatcgcatcgaatactttgagaACCAGAGCGTTTAGAGCGTTTCTAACGTGCgacatacgttaggacgggcatgatgagaaccttgtagattgttagttttgttcgtaaATTGCCAgcatagtccaaagtagcatttgttggaGCGAGAgattctgcatttgatttcaagGCTCACATTATTATCCCTGTTAattaatactggttcctaaataaacgtggtattttacaacctcgaaattataactgtcaacagtgacgtaggtgccgatacgcgagtacgccgactgtttgtttgatgaccggaggtacttcgttttatccTCACTCACCGccagatttatttttacttctttatctagtttggaaaaggcagaactaacagcatcAGGttgaagaagtcacacgactgCGAGTCACCATGTCTGAAACCACGTTTGGTATCAACCGGCTCTGAAAGGTCTTTCCCAATTCTAGGGGCTCCGCGTTTTTTTGGGCTACggcattttgcatagccgtatttaTATGACTCGCTATTAATACCACTCGATATCGCAATACAATTTGATGGTAAATGCCTTCGCAGctgttttcgagaaaaaatagCCTAATAAGACCAACTAACCGCAATgcgcaccaaacagtgagtTAAAGGAGTGTAGAAGTTTCTCAACCTATTGCCGCCGACATTTAAATGCCCAAATACtgtatttaagattttttttacgtCGTGAATTTTAATTACACTGTTTAATTACAGCTTTAAACTAAAAAACGGCAGATGCCATTGAATTTAGAAGGCCCAGATTAAGTAAGATACGCTAAGAAACGTTCGATCAGTCGCAACGCAAAGCATTGTTCGATTTGCTGCCCATTCTCATAAAGGAGCAAGCCATCCCCATAGATTTTTAATAATGTCTAGATCTGAGGAATACGGTGGTCATGCTAAAGTTTCAATGTTTTGGGGCGCAGTCCATGCTTTGACCACACTTAAAGTGTGAAAGATCAAATTGATAGATCCAAATCTTTCTCGAATCTCGGGAAAAGATGTTTCCAACAGAGTTTTATTACTGTTTTCCGTCATTTGTAGTCTACAAATTTCAATTCGAATGCGCCATAAGTACGATATTCCCGCCCATACCATAACACCTCCGTCACGACTGTGATGTCGACTCAAGTACCTTTCTTCCATTCACCGAGATCATTATTTGTAACAGATCTCCAAGACATGCAAAATCGACGCGGCGTTCTTTTCGAAATTCTTCTTCCTTATCTTTTATTATAGGCTTTGCccgtttttctttacacaacAGTTaggatacatacatatttatgcattaaaGTTTACATTTATACAttgatacataaatacattttaatatttagggaTATTACACATAAATTGTTGTACGTTCCTGTACAATATAATGCGTAAATCTCATATCATTGTTGTGATTGATTTTTGGCTGAGGTAGATATCCTACTTTCTGCCCATCGTTTTGGTGGTCTTCCTAGTCGTCTTCTTCCTTCTGGTATCCCATCTCGAGCTATTTTTATGTTCATTCCATGCTCGTCTTCTGGCtcttataaattttacaatgtcGGTACAGGTCTAGTCTAGTTTTCCCAGCTATGACCCTAAGGGCATGCATTTCAGTAGTCCGCAGTAGTTGTTTCGTTTTCATGTTTTCTGCACGAGCTGCTGCTCCATAAGTCAATATCGGCCTTACTTTTGTTTTATAGATTCGTGTTTTATTTCCCATGTTCGCGTACTTGTTTTTACACACGATTTTTCGCAGGCACCCTGATATCCGTGCACCGGTTGTGCATCTCTCTCGCACCTCTGTTATTATATCTCGATTACTAGATACATCTACacccaaatatttaaattgcattACTTATTCTACATATCATATGGCGGTCATTCTCCAACTTGCATCTTTTAGGTTCTTTTGATGTTACTAAAGATTTAGTTTTTTCAGTTGAAACTTCCGTGTTGTATTTTTTGCAAGTTATAACAAAGTGATGCAAAAACCTTTAAGGATTATCTTCGCAATCAGCTACCAGAACAGCGTCGTCTGCGTAACATATTATTGATATGTTTTCATTGTTCATTTTGTATCCAGCTAACTGCCTTACCTCTGAGATAATTTTATCCATAAAAAGGTTGAAAAGTTGTGAACTTGAGGAATCAACTTGCCGTATTCCGGTAgcgcaatttatatttttaccatttaccattatttttgttaagcACGTGGCATTGAGATCGATGTGTTGAGACTGATGACTTGTAGGATTTGTCGAGgcgcttttctttcttttaatatttgcagtgcATGCTCTAGTTTGACGCTATCAAACGCTTTTTTAAGATCAACAAAACACACAAAAGCAGGATTATCGAACTCGATTGACTTTTCcataatttgttgtaaaataaatatgcaatccgttgaggacccgttttgttgttgttgttgtagcagcataaacattccccatacttacatacggggaatgctgctggactgacactccttggccggatataaatccgggtcgtttcggtaacgtagaaccgactgtcatggaaaCGGGGCCTGTTTTGACGAAAGCTTTGCTGCTCCTCTCGTTCTTGTAGGTAAGGACGGAGTTGCGAGAACAAAATCTTAGTGAAAAGCTTTTGAACTGAGCTTAGCAGGGTTATACCGCGATTATTCTGTGGAtcatctttctttctttttttaaaaatcgtatcGTAACGCTTGATTTCCTCTCCTGcggtattttttcatttctcaaTAAAACGTTGATGAGATGTGCAATCTCTTGATGaagatttttcgaaattcaaggtgttttttgaagtgaaaacttctttagaatcgttgggagtgatttgggaaaaagtgaaacgaaaaaagcgaccaacttggctacgaagcgttatattatatgttgatataaacgtagcgacgaactaaataaaaataacttttattttttctcgtgattcgaaccaaggattttggatcggaagctcacattgctagtcgctcggctaccgcgtcatgctgtaggtgctggcctaaaagttatttagttacgaagcgttatattatatgttgatataaataatttttgtgagcgtgtaattctcaaaaggtttattaggtttattatttaaaatgtattgactaggtggtgtggttatcagcttaacatctgatagatcctccatcggaggacaacaaatgttaaactgatttttggaaatgggcggagtgttttagaggcttgctccttctctgccacgggttgacccggtattgcagtaccgccggaatttcggctttgaataaatacaagaaaaaatatactaatacatttagctttggtgggaagagccataaatttttatatgaatacatgtagacgaaaatggaatttttttttttgaaatttgcattgtaggacatttctgattatttattgaaaacagttttttggtttagatactgaaagtcagtttaagtgaatcggtataaacatttcgtacattaatttttgtgagagtgtaattctcaaaaggtttattagaaaatctattgactaggtagtgtggtatctgttcctatcagcttaacatctgatagatcctccatcggaggacaacaaatgttaaactaatttttggaaatgggcggagtgttttaggggcttgctccgcctctgccacgggttggcccggtattgcagtaccgccgggatttcaaccttgaataaatacaagaaaaaatatactaatacatttagctttggtgggaagatacataaatttttatatgaatacaagtagacgaaaatggaagaaatttgtaagtctgtttcttcggtccgtttgggtattttttttggcaacatcgaaaccaaagcatttgtatcatattttatctatcataagccactcgtatcatttgttgaaattgaaaacattgaggatgaataatgataaaatgaagaaaataaaatatgaactttatagcaatattataatgaacctataattatcccgctcctaatgctgctttcgtcttattctctctcagtttgttttacggaaggtttcacttctatcaagtctaaccgttagactggtatttttttttttttttggtttttatgctTAAGATGTGTGGCGCTTTTATAATAGCCCTTCGAATGGTGGATTTACTGGCTGCaacatttgtcatttctttaatttttgctgttgaAAGGGCGGAATTTGATGTAATCTtgagttttttgcttgtttcctCTGGTGTTAAAGCCATCGCATTTCTGCctttgtaatttttatcatACGGCCCAACTTGTTGCACATAAAGACCCAAAACATTTGGACTTCGACTAATCTGTTTGGTAATTTGGGGATTTGAAAGTCCCTCTGAGGTTAAGATATTGATTTGTCGACCAAACAGACTGAATGCTTAAAAATACGatccctttccagagctttaatgCGCAAATCATCTAACTGAGCGCCTCTAtttcaagtgaaccaataaatcaagcacaaTATTACAACTACTGAAATGTTgctgctgcgaaataccgttaaatagtataatattttgatatatttttgttttcgacCAAGGTGcagtcttcacttgaattaCCAGAAATCCTTGTGTTACTAAATCAAATACGGTGgcttaaataaacattttcttccataaaaatattgccTCTAATCAAGCATGCCGGACTGTATACGGTTCGCGAATGAAATCGCGCGagtaaattgcaaattttctgcTTAACAACAAACAAAGGCTGTGAAAGCTAAAAAAGAAACTTGAACTTGAGTGACCCCTTTGCATGCATCCATAGCCATAAGTTTGGCCTCGAACGTATGCTACAAAAGCAGGCTGTGCTCATTTAGCCTAACATTCGTCGCACGGCTAGCAGATAGCACAGTTTATACAACGCAAGCAGAACTGGCAAACACTTAACGAAtccttttttcgaaaattggcGTTCCACAACATCAGAACATTTGACATTTCTCATTTGAAATtctatttattaaattgtgctGAAAGTCAAGAGAaaaattcttctaaaatttcaaattcgtaatttcttttttttttgtcgttggAAACTTTGGAAATTGGCATTTGCCAATTTTGTGCACTCAAATAAAATTCGAAACTAAGTATTATGTCCATACAAGTAGTTCTAtgaaaattaacttaaataaaaatagttttaaatatacaaaattaaagaatagaaacaaaataaacaacttTTGGTAATCGTGTTTGTGTAAAGTGAAAATTCGACGGCGTGAATATAATTTATAGCAATTCAACCAACTGAACACCAACTGATTCAACGAAAATGCCGGGTAAGCTGAAGAAACGTAGCTCTAAGAAGCGCACCATGAGGGCCCTTTCGCTATCGAAATTCAAAAAGCTTGTTGTGCCACGCCCAGACGTCTTGCATGGGTATTTGCGGCATGACGAGATCAATCTCTATCTGGAATATCTGCAAAATCGCTACAGTTTTGTGCACGTGAAACTACTGGGCCAAACATATGAACGCCGCCAATTGAAAGCCATCGAAATAGATTGGAATAGTGAAAGGAATTTAGAACTAACCGAGCGTGAACGTTCGCGACGCCCTTACTCGTGTGCTGAAAAAATTACAGCACTGGTACCGCCCGAAATAAGTAATATGCACAATAAATTGCTGGGTCGTCGTAATACGATCTTCATCGAGGGTGGCACACATGCGCGCGAATGGATAACCATATCGGTAGCGCTTAATTGCATCTATCAGCTGACCGAGAAACATATGCGAAACTATGAGTTGCTGCGTAAGCTGCGCTTCATTATTGTGCCCGTCACGAATCCGGATGGCTACGAGTATACTTTAACGAAAAATCGTCGATGGCGTAAAAATCGGCGACCGATTACACATTCCCGCCACATCGGTACCGATTGTAATCGAAATTACGATTTTCACTGGGAAAATGGCCCATCCAAAACTGCGCGCAATACATTTAAGGGGCTAAAGCCGTTCTCGGAACCGGAGACGCGCGCCATGCGCAACATCTTGCAACAAAATGAGCAGAGTTTATTGTTCTTTCTATCGTTGCACTCGTATGCAGAGTGTATTATGTATCCGTGGGGATATTGCAAGTGAGTTAATGCAAAAAGTTCCCGCAGAAAAGGGTattatagcctagacagacgaaGACTTTCATCGGGATTACTGGTGCAGTTAATcctgattaaaattttagtgtGGCAGTGGATTGATACGCAGATTAGGGAACAGCTGATTTTTTTATAGGATAGTTTTGTGAGTAAACGATGGACTGCAGGTAACAAATACGGGTATAAAATGCactgatactaaaaaataagtatttattaaagaaaaatcttaaattgcaattttcgaaCTGCTCCGGGATATCAAATGTAAAGTCGAACGAGTTAATGCGAACTAGCATTGCATCCAGTTTTACTTGTTCTTCCCTTTAAAAGTTTTCGGATAGATATTAACTGCCATTTTTCGTCAATGtcaatccgcattagttgcacATAATCCTTGAGATAAtataattccgaattaagtcgttaatcccgattaacgccaccgACTGTCTAGGCTATTATAATCTAAACTATTCAGGcgcgattattaaaatttaattaaaaacatttcattGCTGAAGAAATGTGCAAGGCACCTCCGCTGTCTTCGTGTCCTTACCCATTTAACCGTATAAGTCCCATCTTGCTCTAAAAGTCAGCAATCATTCCTTAGACTCGCCTTCTTCATCATGATTGCCCGGAGTACGAGCAATCCGTaaccaatgttgttgttgtagttatagaagcttactaaaccctgtcagtgcgaTGTAGTTACCGGTGGTTTTCGTccaactcatctaacggtagaccgTGGGAGCATGCTGTTTCAACAGATTGGGTCCGAGGGGGAGGAGTGTAAAGTGAataggtttgatggggcatgtgaaaaggtggttagtatcgtgcggtgtgccttcacatgttggatatgtcggggtcgatttgTCGATAAGTAGAAGTTTAGTCTGCTACCGTATCCAAAAC
This genomic window contains:
- the LOC129241090 gene encoding carboxypeptidase B, which produces MPGKLKKRSSKKRTMRALSLSKFKKLVVPRPDVLHGYLRHDEINLYLEYLQNRYSFVHVKLLGQTYERRQLKAIEIDWNSERNLELTERERSRRPYSCAEKITALVPPEISNMHNKLLGRRNTIFIEGGTHAREWITISVALNCIYQLTEKHMRNYELLRKLRFIIVPVTNPDGYEYTLTKNRRWRKNRRPITHSRHIGTDCNRNYDFHWENGPSKTARNTFKGLKPFSEPETRAMRNILQQNEQSLLFFLSLHSYAECIMYPWGYCKELPETWQKLEKLALTGRNAIKAYNGRHYRVGSIAKLSKRCISGSVVDYAFGVIKVPLALVMELPSHALGFQPAAESISPIGHESWFGIREMCKVAYDLATPFFSMEEGNLTNRKNSDKEQPQPQSPIIKKQSLHDVVRPTIDTVAL